A portion of the Malassezia japonica chromosome 3, complete sequence genome contains these proteins:
- a CDS encoding uncharacterized protein (EggNog:ENOG503NUH8; COG:S; TransMembrane:11 (o72-92i113-132o144-176i197-221o252-271i382-406o426-447i454-474o480-500i520-537o549-566i)), which yields MSALNQGDAVDVEQHFAVSEEKKTNEAKEDVAYTEQLEMKSRNVESAAIDEVYGRKVYIFNKIMNEHIGMTWWQWGLLGVSGVGWLIDNAWLQLIAIILPQVQVEFGIQHPEFMTIALYAGLICGAAFWGTAADIVGRRLSFNATLFIAGVFGIASGGATSFVGLGGLLAALGFGLGGSLPVDGMLFLEFLPGNRQYLLTLLSVFWSLGQLMSSLIGWGLIVNYNCQTDGTGAPCSAKNSQGWIANNAGWRYLNFTIGAFTLACFFLRFVVFKIPESPKFLLSKGRDEEAIEAMKNFAKMCGKPIPDDMLTVGILRSAAGQDGAMDDTSIEELVHEQPKGIVGRCMHQIRMLAFNARSVRFTKTLTHIKPLFSNFALGYTTAVIWILWALIGLAYPLFNSFIILYLQAANGDGVSIYNSLAETYRNYAYISLCGVPGSLIATWMVTFPRSGRRGAMSIGTLLSGVFLFGFTAVGTSDGTLAFSCVTAFTQNIMYGVLYCYTPESFPAPLRGTADGIASSLNRLTGLFAPIIKIYGVPQKPNPTQAATPVYVAGALYLFSGLLMLTLRVETSSRTAL from the coding sequence ATGTCCGCACTCAATCAAGGCGACGCGGTggacgtcgagcagcacttTGCTGTTTCGGAGGAGAAGAAGACCAAtgaggccaaggaggaTGTTGCCTAcaccgagcagctcgagatGAAGTCTAGGAATGTTGAGTCCGCTgcgatcgacgaggtgtATGGGCGCAAGGTGTACATTTTTAACAAGATCATGAACGAGCACATTGGCATGACCTGGTGGCAGTGGGGTCTCCTTGGTGTCTCGGGTGTCGGCTGGCTTATTGATAACGCGTGGCTTCAATTGATTGCCATCATCCTGCCGCAAGTGCAAGTGGAGTTTGGGATTCAGCATCCCGAGTTCATGACAATCGCGCTCTATGCGGGTCTTATCTGCGGTGCTGCTTTCTGGGGTACTGCAGCCGACATTGTCGGTCGTCGCCTGTCGTTTAACGCGACACTGTTTATTGCTGGCGTATTCGGTATTGCCTCGGGAGGTGCGACGAGCTTTGTCGGTCTTGGTGGTCTGCTTGCCGCGCTTGGTTTTGGTCTGGGCGGCAGTCTGCCTGTGGACGGCATGCTCTTCCTCGAGTTCCTTCCTGGTAACCGTCAGTACCTCTTGACCCTTCTCTCGGTCTTTTGGTCGCTGGGTCAGCTCATGTCCTCGCTGATTGGCTGGGGTCTCATTGTGAATTACAACTGTCAAACGGATGGAACTGGAGCCCCGTGCTCCGCCAAGAACAGCCAGGGTTGGATTGCGAACAACGCTGGTTGGCGCTACCTCAACTTTACGATCGGCGCCTTCACGCTGGCCTGTTTCTTCCTGCGTTTTGTCGTGTTCAAGATCCCCGAGAGCCCCAAGTTCCTTCTGTCCAAGGGCCGTGACGAGGAAGCTATCGAGGCCATGAAGAACTTTGCCAAGATGTGCGGCAAGCCTATTCCCGATGACATGCTCACGGTCGGCATTCTCCGCTCGGCTGCTGGCCAGGACGGTGCAATGGATGACACTTCGATCGAAGAGCTTGTTCACGAGCAGCCCAAGGGTATCGTTGGAAGGTGTATGCACCAGATTCGTATGCTCGCTTTCAATGCCCGCTCGGTTCGGTTCACCAAGACTTTGACACACATCAAGCCTCTCTTCTCGAACTTCGCTCTGGGCTACACCACGGCAGTTATCTGGATTCTGTGGGCTCTGATCGGTCTTGCGTATCCCCTGTTCAATTCGTTCATCATTCTGTACCTCCAGGCGGCGAATGGTGATGGAGTGAGCATTTACAACTCTCTCGCCGAGACCTACAGGAACTACGCGTATATCTCTCTATGCGGTGTGCCTGGTAGTCTGATTGCTACCTGGATGGTAACCTTTCCTCGCAGCGGCCGTCGCGGTGCCATGTCGATCGGTACCCTGCTCAGTGGTGTCTTCTTGTTTGGTTTCACTGCGGTGGGAACCAGTGATGGTACGCTCGCATTCAGCTGTGTGACTGCCTTTACGCAAAACATCATGTACGGTGTGCTGTATTGCTACACCCCCGAATCCTTCCCTGCCCCCCTGCGTGGCACGGCCGACGGTATCGCATCGAGTCTCAACCGTCTCACTGGTCTGTTTGCCCCTATCATCAAGATCTACGGCGTCCCCCAAAAGCCCAACCCCACGCAGGCTGCGACGCCGGTGTACGTTGCCGGTGCACTCTACCTGTTCTCTGGTCTTCTGATGCTTACGCTCCGCGTGGAGACCTCTTCGCGTACGGCTCTCTAA
- a CDS encoding uncharacterized protein (COG:L; EggNog:ENOG503P7ZJ), which produces MGEGADANALLGRFCPPLDPSLVLAIASEPDRDEEELAQILQGLADATRMEDAAEQEGDAWPEDPVKEEPAQEEPAQEEPAQEEPAQEEATAMEEPAEDGPSKKEPVDVDCEPVPEQAPEPAAISDAPLAAAVEELAVDDYVLAFLVHSFPDKPPESLQKALDDAHGDVDVAMDALLAEDMLSEDALFAQSLLNEEEQARRTHTPTEAKHIPRGGLDLDALVSGTRPKKGSKAKSKLPGKKPMTVSLTDQRSAHHIYAEKRGVSTPKREKAPSPTIEADEFLDDEELARRLQNAERDAVSGNEKLVVDQQWLLASSTLSQLASLLDVPLAKIQSIFHQSSLNLHVAMARAIAYAAAQPASIAAQESPVFPTVVETLASISSRDPRKMAEVLAATQGEQSAALDLLQLQDVVAQAASGASNRPDILDPTGQLVDESAAATTYTPTVTQKRKPAVGGAPRWLDSKATSYADRTAQPAAALSGKALAARALSDGQAATVFPASAQRVELSESAGLDLDQSYTSEECRQRADELRAKRNAALRQAATSARRYRGGAMAGLSGAASVYAEEARKYDAAARRWQMRGASALVDQRRADYTGVSEYAERIDLHGLSVHEALTVVEHTVHRASAQSSSRTFLEIVTGRGVHSRHNVSVIRPAIVRLLAQRGYTVDSTTNPGVLYVKHAR; this is translated from the coding sequence ATGGGGGAAGGAGCCGATGCGAATGCGCTCCTGGGGCGGTTCTGCCCCCCCCTGGATCCCAGTCTTGTGCTGGCGATTGCAAGCGAGCCGGACCGCGACGAAGAGGAGCTGGCACAAATTTTGCAGGGGCTCGCCGATGCTACGCGCATGGAagacgctgccgagcaggaggGTGATGCGTGGCCCGAAGATCCTGTGAAAGAGGAGCCTGCGCAAGAGGAGCCTGCGCAAGAGGAGCCTGCGCAAGAGGAGCCTGCGCAGGAGGAAGCAACGGCCATGGAGGAACCTGCCGAGGACGGACCGTCCAAGAAAGAGCCTGTGGATGTAGACTGCGAGCCTGTGCCAGAGcaggcgcccgagcccgcTGCCATTTCGGATGCACccctcgccgcggccgtggaAGAGCTGGCTGTGGACGACTATGTCCTCGCCTTTCTCGTGCACTCCTTTCCCGACAAGCCCCCCGAGTCGCTACAGAAAGCGCTGGACGATGCACACGGCGACGTGGACGTCGCGATGGACGCACTCCTTGCCGAAGACATGCTCAGCGAGGACGCACTTTTTGCGCAGAGCCTGCTCAACGAAGAGGAACAAGCTCGTCGCACACACACGCCCACCGAAGCCAAGCATATCccccgcggcggcctcgatCTGGACGCACTCGTATCCGGCACACGCCCCAAGAAGGGCAGCAAGGCCAAAAGCAAGCTCCCCGGAAAGAAGCCCATGACGGTCAGCCTGACCGaccagcgcagcgcacacCATATCTATGCCGAGAAGCGCGGCGTGTCTACGCCCAAGCGCGAGAAAGcgccctcgccgacgatcgaggcggacgagtttctggacgacgaggagcttgcgcggcgtctgcagaatgccgagcgcgacgccgttTCTGGCAACGAGAAGCTTGTCGTCGACCAGCAGTGGCTGCTTGCATCCTCGACGCTTTCGCAGCTTGCGTCGCTCCTGGACGTCCCCCTTGCGAAGATCCAAAGCATATTCCACCAGTCTTCGCTGAATCTGCACGTCGCCATGGCCCGTGCCATTGCCtatgccgccgcgcagcccgcTTCCATCGCCGCGCAAGAGTCGCCCGTCTTCCCTACGGTCGTTgagacgctcgcgagcaTTTCCAGCCGCGACCCCCGCAAGatggccgaggtgctcgcagcgacgcaaggCGAGCAgtctgcggcgctcgatctTCTCCAGCTGCAGGATGTCGTTGCGCAAGCGGCGTCCGGTGCGAGCAATCGCCCCGATATCCTCGACCCTACCGGGCAGCTGGTCGAtgagagcgccgcggccacgaCCTATACCCCCACCGTCACGCAGAAGCGCAAGcccgccgtcggcggcgcgccgcggtggCTCGACAGCAAGGCCACTTCGTACGCCGACCGTACCGCGCAGCCCGCAGCCGCGCTGTCTGGCAAagcgcttgccgcgcgtgcgttGTCGGACGGCCAAGCTGCGACCGTCTTCCCCGCGtctgcgcagcgtgtcgagctgaGCGAGTCGGCGGGTCTGGACCTGGACCAGTCCTACACGAGCGAAGAGTgccgccagcgcgccgacgagctccgtGCCAAGCGCAATGCGGCGTTGCGCCAAGCCGCTACCTCTGCCCGGCGCTACCGTGGCGGTGCAATGGCCGGCCTGAGTGGCGCGGCGAGTGTCTATGCcgaagaggcgcgcaagtacgacgcggctgcgcggcggtggcAGATGCGTGGCGCCTCTGCGCTGGTCGaccagcggcgtgcggacTATACCGGTGTGAGCGAGTATGCGGAGCGTATTGATCTACATGGTCTTTCggtgcacgaggcgctgacgGTGGTGGAGCACACGGTGCACcgtgcctcggcgcagtCCTCGAGCCGCACCTTTCTCGAAATTGTCACTGGGCGTGGCGTGCACAGCCGGCACAATGTGTCGGTGATCCGCCCGGCGATCGTCCGCCTGCTCGCCCAGCGTGGCTACACGGTGGACAGCACCACGAACCCTGGCGTGCTCTACGTGAAGCACGCCAGGTAG